One segment of Sphingomonas morindae DNA contains the following:
- a CDS encoding NPCBM/NEW2 domain-containing protein, with translation MPIRSALLAGLALAAALAAPARAAPDPLAPTGRIDAPPAAASPTPPMGWNPWNAFRTDVDEAKIRSSAEALVRTGLAAKGYRFVNIDDGWVLRRLADGRLQIRTSMFPSAATAPAATGSFRPFVGYIHRLGLKAGLYTDIGRNTCAQRWDNNKSPNHPIGSVAEREVGSYGHAAADMRTIFADWGFDYIKIDACGVADYGADSPVVRDGSYRAFPPLIRRGDVPGSDPAEVERLYADLGAAIRRWGGPNAVYSICDWGEADAAAWAPRHGNLWRTSPDIEFSWASMLANMDSALDGALYAGPGHWNDPDMLAIGHAPFDAAHLTEARAHFTMWAIMAAPLLLGFDLRHAPPALLDLVGNAEVIAVDQDAAGNQGVPYRSGATLAVVKRLAAPGARAVALLNRSDRPALARVDWRQLGLAPGSTARVRDLWARRDRTPARDAIALRLPPHGAALLRVTGRPAPGSDAYLDAMPARVTVAADGLSRQTALPLGRFAARIGMTPDDAPLPPGPDGAAHGIGLFANSRLALRAEGGFGRFVATPLVRPGGGAVTFRIYADRRLVAERRIAPGAPAPALEAAIGGAKVVELVAAADAPGDGRPPMVGWVGARLLR, from the coding sequence ATGCCGATCCGATCCGCCCTCCTCGCCGGCCTTGCCCTCGCGGCGGCGCTCGCCGCGCCCGCGCGCGCCGCACCGGATCCGCTCGCGCCGACCGGCCGGATCGACGCGCCGCCCGCCGCGGCCTCCCCCACGCCGCCCATGGGCTGGAACCCGTGGAACGCCTTCCGCACCGATGTCGACGAGGCGAAGATCCGCAGCTCGGCCGAGGCGCTGGTGCGCACCGGCCTTGCCGCCAAGGGCTATCGCTTCGTCAATATCGACGATGGCTGGGTGTTGCGGCGGCTGGCCGATGGCCGGCTGCAAATCCGCACCAGCATGTTCCCCTCCGCTGCCACCGCGCCCGCCGCCACCGGCAGCTTCCGCCCCTTTGTCGGCTATATTCACCGGCTCGGGCTCAAGGCCGGCCTCTATACCGATATCGGGCGCAACACCTGCGCGCAGCGCTGGGACAATAACAAGAGCCCCAATCATCCGATCGGCAGCGTCGCCGAGCGCGAGGTCGGCAGCTATGGCCATGCCGCGGCGGACATGCGCACCATCTTCGCCGATTGGGGCTTCGACTATATCAAGATCGATGCCTGCGGCGTCGCCGATTACGGCGCCGATTCTCCCGTGGTGCGCGACGGCAGCTATCGCGCCTTTCCGCCGCTGATCCGGCGCGGCGACGTGCCCGGCTCCGATCCGGCCGAGGTGGAGCGCCTCTATGCCGATCTGGGCGCGGCGATCCGCCGCTGGGGCGGCCCGAACGCGGTCTATTCCATCTGCGACTGGGGCGAGGCGGATGCCGCCGCCTGGGCGCCCAGGCACGGCAATCTGTGGCGCACCAGCCCCGATATCGAGTTCAGCTGGGCCAGCATGCTCGCCAATATGGACAGCGCGCTGGATGGCGCGCTCTATGCCGGACCGGGCCATTGGAACGATCCCGACATGCTCGCGATCGGCCATGCGCCGTTCGATGCCGCGCATCTCACCGAGGCGCGCGCGCATTTCACCATGTGGGCGATCATGGCCGCGCCGCTGCTGCTGGGCTTCGATCTGCGCCATGCCCCGCCGGCGCTGCTCGATCTGGTGGGCAATGCCGAGGTGATCGCGGTGGATCAGGATGCCGCCGGCAACCAGGGCGTGCCCTATCGCAGCGGCGCCACGCTGGCGGTGGTGAAAAGGCTCGCCGCGCCGGGCGCGCGCGCGGTGGCGCTGCTCAACCGATCGGACCGGCCGGCGCTGGCGCGGGTCGATTGGCGCCAGCTCGGCCTCGCGCCCGGCAGCACGGCGCGGGTGCGCGATCTCTGGGCGCGGCGCGATCGGACGCCGGCGCGCGACGCCATCGCGCTCCGCCTGCCGCCGCACGGCGCGGCGCTACTGCGCGTAACCGGACGACCGGCGCCGGGATCGGACGCCTATCTCGATGCCATGCCCGCGCGCGTCACCGTGGCGGCGGACGGGCTGAGCCGGCAGACCGCGCTGCCGCTGGGCCGCTTCGCCGCGCGGATCGGGATGACGCCGGACGACGCGCCGCTTCCCCCCGGCCCCGACGGCGCCGCCCATGGCATCGGCCTGTTCGCCAATTCGCGGCTCGCGCTCCGCGCCGAGGGCGGGTTCGGGCGCTTCGTCGCCACGCCGCTGGTGCGACCGGGCGGTGGTGCCGTTACCTTTCGCATCTATGCCGATCGCCGGCTGGTGGCCGAGCGCCGCATCGCTCCCGGTGCGCCCGCGCCCGCGCTTGAGGCGGCGATCGGCGGCGCCAAGGTGGTCGAGCTGGTCGCGGCGGCGGATGCGCCGGGCGATGGCCGGCCGCCGATGGTCGGCTGGGTCGGCGCGCGGCTGCTGCGCTGA
- the agaR gene encoding transcriptional repressor AgaR: MARDTSERRQQISSLVRERGSVQVAPLAQRFGVSMQTIRKDLRFLALRGVMERSYGGAISADAVNVTTELAVETKRSSHADEKARIGRRAAAMVRPGESVVLDSGTTTLQIARFLPDDEDITVLTNDIDILSVLAAKERLTIVMLGGMLRRKNRAFYGAQTVAALDDLRVDKLFLGVDGFDIERGITTHFEPEAMLNRKMVEAASQVIAVTDGSKFGRVCLHRIIDIEDIHDLVTDGTVPADIGAAAGRLGFRIHAA, translated from the coding sequence ATGGCGCGCGATACCAGTGAGAGGCGGCAGCAGATCAGTTCGCTGGTGCGCGAGCGCGGGAGCGTGCAGGTCGCGCCGCTCGCCCAGCGCTTCGGCGTCTCGATGCAGACCATCCGAAAGGATCTGCGCTTCCTCGCGCTGCGCGGCGTGATGGAGCGCTCCTATGGCGGGGCGATCAGCGCGGACGCGGTGAATGTCACCACCGAGCTTGCGGTCGAAACCAAACGCTCCAGCCATGCCGACGAAAAGGCGCGCATCGGCCGGCGCGCCGCCGCCATGGTGCGGCCCGGCGAGTCGGTGGTGCTCGATTCCGGCACCACCACGCTGCAGATCGCGCGCTTCCTGCCCGATGACGAGGACATCACCGTCCTCACCAACGATATCGACATCCTCTCGGTGCTCGCCGCCAAGGAGCGGCTGACGATCGTGATGCTGGGCGGGATGCTGCGCCGGAAGAACCGCGCCTTCTACGGCGCCCAGACGGTGGCCGCGCTCGACGATCTGCGCGTCGACAAGCTGTTCCTGGGCGTCGACGGCTTCGATATCGAGCGGGGCATCACCACCCATTTCGAGCCCGAGGCGATGCTCAACCGGAAGATGGTGGAAGCCGCCAGCCAGGTGATCGCGGTGACCGACGGCTCCAAATTCGGCCGCGTCTGCCTGCACCGCATCATCGATATCGAGGATATCCACGATCTGGTGACGGACGGCACCGTGCCGGCGGATATCGGCGCGGCGGCGGGGCGGCTGGGCTTCCGCATCCACGCCGCCTAA
- a CDS encoding amidohydrolase family protein, whose product MRAIRTLLPLTLATLLIGARAAPPGYSEADFTRVPKLDAHVHANRDAPDFLRIATKDGFELLSINVDYPDFPPLPVQAAIAYKMHAAAPNRFHFATTFSMHGFGAPDWTARAERQVDAGLAHGAVAVKVWKNIGMIARDTAGKRVFLDDPRFDPIMAHLQQRGVPLIAHQGEPKNCWLPLDQMTTDNDRTYFRDHPEYYMYKHPNEPRYEQLMAARDRFVARHPKLAFDGAHMASLEWSVDELARFLDRYPNAVVDLAARMTQVQVQSNANRAKVRAFFLRYQDRLMYGTDLTDSPPDPHARAQNPPATNDFAGEADRTWRSDWRYLATPLSQHVGAIRADAPGLALPRPVIDKIYYRNARRFFHLGG is encoded by the coding sequence ATGCGTGCGATCCGGACCTTGCTGCCGCTGACGCTGGCGACGCTGCTGATCGGCGCGCGCGCCGCGCCGCCCGGCTATTCCGAGGCCGATTTCACGCGCGTGCCCAAGCTCGACGCGCATGTGCACGCCAATCGCGACGCGCCCGATTTCCTCCGCATCGCCACCAAGGACGGCTTCGAGCTGCTGTCGATCAATGTCGACTATCCCGATTTCCCGCCGCTGCCGGTGCAGGCGGCGATCGCCTATAAGATGCACGCGGCGGCGCCGAACCGCTTCCACTTCGCCACCACCTTCTCGATGCACGGCTTCGGCGCGCCCGATTGGACCGCGCGCGCCGAGCGCCAGGTCGATGCCGGCCTCGCCCATGGCGCGGTGGCAGTGAAAGTGTGGAAGAATATCGGCATGATCGCGCGCGACACGGCGGGCAAGCGCGTGTTCCTCGACGATCCGCGCTTCGATCCGATCATGGCGCATCTGCAGCAGCGCGGCGTGCCGCTGATCGCGCACCAGGGCGAGCCGAAAAATTGCTGGCTGCCGCTCGACCAGATGACGACCGACAATGACCGCACCTATTTTCGCGATCACCCCGAATATTACATGTACAAGCACCCGAATGAGCCGCGCTACGAGCAGCTGATGGCGGCGCGCGATCGCTTCGTCGCCCGGCATCCCAAATTGGCGTTCGACGGCGCGCATATGGCGAGCCTGGAATGGAGCGTCGACGAACTCGCGCGCTTTCTCGATCGCTATCCCAATGCCGTGGTCGATCTCGCCGCGCGCATGACGCAGGTGCAGGTCCAGTCCAACGCGAACCGCGCCAAGGTGCGCGCCTTCTTCCTGCGCTATCAGGACCGGCTGATGTACGGCACCGACCTCACCGACAGCCCGCCCGATCCGCATGCCCGTGCGCAGAACCCGCCCGCCACGAACGATTTCGCGGGCGAGGCGGATCGCACCTGGCGGTCCGACTGGCGCTACCTGGCGACGCCGCTCAGCCAGCATGTCGGCGCGATCCGCGCCGATGCGCCGGGGCTCGCGCTGCCCCGGCCGGTGATCGACAAGATCTATTATCGGAACGCCCGCCGCTTCTTCCACCTCGGCGGGTGA
- a CDS encoding glycoside hydrolase family 36 protein, which yields MAHPLLSRRATLAGLLGGTAALTLASPVRAGATSVGDRLRLGDARLTIEIDSGLATRLSRGTVPLTHFAPSEVVRLADGRAVDRFLRTAHSEAPVDGPHGPGRAHQLEGAGAAGLVKQIRITFLDRYPGLALLDIRYRNGGTAPLEITGWSAARHTLLPHARGAWSFAGASYPDRRDWIQPVTPGFGQRNFMGMNASDYGGGTPVAVVWRPDAGLAVGHIDRVPRLVALPVAAQPDGTRIAIDGDEPVLLAPGATLDLPPLFLMVHEGDHFRPLDAYRRLMAERGLAAPAVPEPSYAPIWCAWGYGRRFTLPEIFTAMPKAKAIGLEWVVLDDGWQTSEGDWKLNRTKFPRGDADMKAFADRVKAAGMRPRLWLAPLAADPGTDLLRDHPDMLLLDRDGAAQNVSFWDAFTLCPAYPPVVDYFRGQVRRILGDWGYAGLKLDGQHLNGVAPCHNPAHNHQRPEESFEKLQDFWRALYEEAMAVNPEAVMEICPCGDSFAFHNIAGMNHTPASDPTSSWQIRLKGKSFKAMMGRSAPFAGDHVELSDGHRDFASSYGIGAVLSTKFTWPDDPVDTTDPLPPGGIRLTAEKEAEWRRWIGLYRRNMLPKGEYLGELYDIGFDRPEGHAIRAGGRMHYAFYADRFAGTLPLRGLPSGAWRLTNSLTGAPLGTVQGPDATLAARFEHALMIEASPLAPGASA from the coding sequence ATGGCCCATCCCCTGCTTTCGCGGCGCGCTACCCTGGCCGGCCTGCTGGGCGGCACCGCCGCGCTCACCCTCGCATCCCCCGTGCGCGCCGGCGCGACCAGCGTCGGCGACAGGCTCCGCCTAGGCGATGCGCGGCTCACGATCGAGATCGACTCGGGGCTCGCCACGCGGCTGAGCCGCGGTACCGTGCCGCTCACCCACTTCGCCCCGAGCGAGGTTGTGCGCCTGGCGGACGGCCGCGCGGTGGATCGCTTCCTCCGCACCGCGCACAGCGAGGCGCCGGTCGATGGTCCGCACGGCCCGGGGCGCGCGCATCAGCTGGAAGGCGCGGGCGCGGCCGGCCTAGTCAAGCAGATCCGCATCACCTTTCTCGATCGCTATCCCGGGCTCGCCCTGCTCGACATCCGCTATCGCAATGGCGGCACGGCGCCGCTCGAGATCACCGGCTGGAGCGCGGCGCGCCACACGCTGCTGCCGCACGCGCGCGGCGCCTGGAGCTTCGCCGGCGCCTCCTATCCCGATCGGCGGGACTGGATCCAGCCCGTCACCCCAGGCTTCGGCCAGCGCAACTTCATGGGCATGAATGCATCCGATTATGGCGGCGGCACGCCGGTGGCGGTGGTGTGGCGGCCCGATGCGGGGCTGGCGGTCGGCCATATCGATCGCGTGCCCCGGCTGGTGGCGCTGCCGGTGGCGGCGCAGCCCGATGGCACGCGCATCGCCATCGACGGCGACGAGCCCGTGCTGCTGGCGCCGGGCGCCACGCTGGACCTGCCCCCGCTCTTCCTGATGGTGCATGAGGGCGATCATTTCCGGCCGCTCGACGCCTATCGCCGCCTCATGGCCGAGCGCGGGCTCGCCGCGCCGGCGGTTCCCGAGCCGAGCTACGCGCCGATCTGGTGCGCCTGGGGCTATGGCCGCCGCTTCACCCTGCCCGAAATCTTCACCGCCATGCCCAAGGCCAAGGCGATCGGGCTGGAATGGGTGGTGCTGGACGATGGCTGGCAGACATCGGAGGGCGACTGGAAGCTCAACCGGACCAAGTTCCCGCGCGGCGACGCCGATATGAAGGCGTTCGCGGATCGGGTGAAGGCGGCCGGCATGCGGCCGCGGCTCTGGCTGGCGCCGCTCGCCGCCGATCCCGGCACCGATCTGCTGCGCGACCATCCCGACATGCTGCTGCTGGACCGCGATGGCGCGGCGCAGAATGTCAGCTTCTGGGATGCCTTCACCCTGTGCCCCGCCTATCCGCCCGTGGTCGACTATTTCCGCGGGCAGGTGCGCCGCATCCTGGGCGATTGGGGCTATGCCGGGCTCAAGCTGGACGGCCAGCATCTCAACGGTGTCGCGCCCTGCCACAATCCCGCGCACAACCACCAGCGGCCCGAGGAGAGCTTCGAGAAGCTGCAGGATTTCTGGCGCGCGCTGTACGAGGAGGCGATGGCCGTCAATCCCGAGGCGGTGATGGAAATCTGCCCCTGCGGCGACAGCTTCGCCTTTCACAATATCGCCGGGATGAACCACACGCCCGCCTCGGACCCCACCTCCTCCTGGCAGATCCGGCTGAAGGGCAAGAGCTTCAAGGCGATGATGGGGCGTTCGGCACCGTTTGCGGGCGATCATGTGGAGCTGAGCGACGGCCATCGCGATTTCGCCTCGAGCTATGGCATCGGCGCGGTGCTCTCGACCAAATTCACCTGGCCGGACGATCCGGTCGACACCACCGATCCGCTGCCCCCCGGCGGCATCCGGCTTACCGCCGAGAAGGAGGCCGAGTGGCGCCGCTGGATCGGCCTCTATCGGCGCAATATGCTGCCCAAGGGCGAGTATCTGGGCGAACTCTACGATATCGGCTTTGATCGCCCCGAAGGCCATGCGATCCGCGCCGGCGGCCGGATGCATTACGCCTTCTATGCCGACCGCTTCGCCGGTACGCTGCCGCTGCGCGGCCTGCCGTCCGGCGCCTGGCGGCTGACGAACAGCCTGACCGGCGCGCCTCTGGGCACGGTGCAGGGGCCGGACGCGACGCTGGCGGCGCGCTTCGAGCATGCGCTGATGATCGAGGCCAGCCCGCTCGCGCCGGGGGCCTCGGCATGA
- a CDS encoding DMT family transporter, whose product MSAAPQAGGRAWLFNALATVVLWGIWGAFSGLSAGQGFPETLVYCVWALTMIPPALVMLAQRGWALDRGGAAIAQGLAVGLLGAGGQMLLFYAVTRGPPYLIFPVISLSPVVTIALSFLLIGERTGRLGAFGILLALLALPTFDFAPGGGGHGGAWLGLALLVMACWGLQAFFMKSANRIMSAESIFFYMMLSGLALIPVALAMTDFHRPIPLGLRGPGLAAAIQILNAIGALTLVFAFRYGKAIIVAPLANAGAPLATALISLVALGVMPGPVKAIGIGLALAASLLLAIEPDGQDADAAPAPAPADESTSLAA is encoded by the coding sequence ATGAGCGCGGCGCCGCAGGCCGGCGGCCGCGCCTGGCTGTTCAACGCGCTCGCCACCGTCGTGCTCTGGGGCATATGGGGCGCCTTTTCGGGCCTCTCGGCCGGGCAGGGCTTTCCCGAGACCCTGGTCTATTGCGTCTGGGCGCTGACCATGATCCCGCCGGCGCTGGTGATGCTGGCGCAGCGCGGCTGGGCCTTGGATCGCGGCGGCGCGGCGATCGCGCAGGGGCTGGCGGTGGGTCTGCTGGGCGCGGGTGGGCAGATGCTGCTCTTCTACGCGGTGACGCGCGGGCCGCCCTATCTCATCTTCCCCGTGATCTCGCTCTCGCCCGTCGTCACCATCGCCCTGTCCTTCCTGCTGATCGGCGAGCGGACCGGGCGGCTGGGCGCGTTCGGCATCCTGCTCGCGCTGCTGGCGTTGCCGACCTTCGATTTCGCCCCCGGCGGCGGCGGCCATGGCGGCGCCTGGCTGGGGCTGGCGCTGCTGGTGATGGCCTGTTGGGGGCTCCAGGCCTTTTTCATGAAATCGGCCAACCGCATCATGTCGGCCGAAAGCATCTTCTTCTACATGATGCTGAGCGGCCTCGCGCTGATCCCGGTGGCGCTGGCGATGACCGATTTCCACCGCCCCATCCCGCTCGGGCTGCGTGGCCCGGGCTTGGCGGCGGCGATCCAGATCCTCAACGCGATCGGCGCGCTCACGCTCGTCTTCGCCTTTCGCTATGGCAAGGCGATCATCGTCGCGCCGCTCGCCAATGCCGGCGCGCCGCTCGCCACCGCGCTCATCTCGCTGGTCGCGCTGGGGGTGATGCCGGGGCCGGTCAAGGCGATCGGCATCGGCCTCGCGCTGGCCGCGTCGCTGCTGCTGGCGATCGAACCCGACGGACAGGACGCCGACGCCGCGCCCGCGCCCGCGCCCGCGGACGAAAGCACCTCGCTCGCAGCGTAG
- a CDS encoding D-tagatose-bisphosphate aldolase, class II, non-catalytic subunit, with protein MHLIRTLIERHKRGERVGVPSICSAHPLVIEAGFRHALRTGAPLVLIEATSNQVNQDGGYTGMVPAAFRTFVETIARAAGFPLDRLVLGGDHLGPNAWTALPAEAAMAKAEILVADYVRAGFAKIHLDCSMSCADDPVPLPERVIAERAARLCRAAEQAFDGDAEAAPVYVIGTEVPVPGGAAEDLDTLAVTSPEAALATLEMHRTLFAEQGLGDAWTRVIATVVQPGVEFDHMKVVDYRPAAAAALSAAIAPVERIVYEAHSTDYQSPAALAALVRDHFAILKVGPGVTFALREALWALDRIEAETIAAPDRAGLRQVALARMMEAPEHWRRYYHERGAALELQLQYSLSDRIRYYWPDPAIAAAQARLFDNLRAHPPALPLLSQYLPIAYAAVRAGEATRDPVDLVVAHIGATLDAYHGACTANV; from the coding sequence GTGCATCTGATTCGAACCCTTATCGAGCGCCACAAGCGCGGCGAGCGCGTCGGCGTCCCATCGATCTGCTCGGCGCATCCGCTGGTGATCGAGGCCGGCTTCCGCCACGCGCTGCGCACCGGCGCGCCGCTCGTGCTGATCGAGGCGACGTCCAACCAGGTGAACCAGGATGGCGGCTATACCGGCATGGTGCCGGCCGCCTTCCGGACCTTTGTCGAGACGATCGCGCGGGCGGCGGGCTTTCCGCTCGACCGGCTGGTGCTGGGCGGCGATCATCTCGGCCCCAATGCCTGGACCGCGCTGCCCGCCGAGGCTGCCATGGCCAAAGCCGAGATTTTGGTGGCCGACTATGTTCGCGCCGGCTTCGCCAAAATCCATCTCGATTGCTCGATGAGCTGCGCCGACGATCCGGTGCCGCTGCCCGAGCGGGTGATCGCCGAGCGCGCCGCGCGCCTCTGCCGCGCCGCCGAACAGGCCTTTGACGGCGACGCCGAAGCCGCGCCCGTCTATGTCATCGGCACCGAGGTGCCCGTGCCCGGCGGCGCCGCCGAGGATCTCGACACGCTCGCCGTGACGAGCCCCGAAGCCGCGCTGGCGACGCTGGAGATGCACCGCACGCTCTTCGCCGAACAGGGGCTCGGCGACGCCTGGACGCGGGTGATCGCCACCGTGGTGCAGCCGGGGGTCGAATTCGATCACATGAAGGTGGTGGATTATCGGCCGGCGGCGGCGGCGGCGCTCAGCGCCGCGATCGCGCCCGTCGAGCGGATCGTCTACGAGGCGCATTCCACCGATTACCAGTCCCCCGCCGCGCTGGCGGCGCTGGTGCGCGATCATTTCGCCATCCTCAAGGTCGGGCCCGGCGTCACCTTCGCGCTGCGCGAGGCGCTCTGGGCGCTGGACCGGATCGAGGCGGAAACCATCGCCGCGCCGGATCGCGCAGGGCTGCGCCAGGTCGCGCTTGCCCGCATGATGGAGGCGCCGGAGCATTGGCGGCGCTATTATCACGAGCGCGGCGCCGCGCTGGAACTCCAGCTCCAATATAGCCTCAGCGACCGCATCCGCTATTATTGGCCGGATCCCGCGATCGCCGCCGCGCAGGCGCGGCTGTTCGACAATCTGCGCGCGCATCCGCCCGCCCTGCCGCTGCTCAGCCAATATCTGCCGATCGCCTACGCCGCCGTCCGCGCCGGCGAGGCCACGCGCGATCCCGTCGATCTCGTCGTCGCCCATATCGGAGCGACGCTCGATGCCTATCATGGAGCCTGCACCGCCAATGTCTGA
- a CDS encoding SIS domain-containing protein, with the protein MSDTLTAPAPAAAAPDESWTRREIFQQPDTLRATQALLARDRAEIEAFVAPLLARPDLRILLCGAGTSAFIGTCLAPWLSARLGRCVEAVATTDIVSAPGLYLDPARPTLMLSFGRSGSSPESVTAVELADRHLPSVHHLVITCNAEGALARRAGSRCHVVVLPEATHDRAFAMTSSFSAMTLAALSILGGIAAMDARIEAIAGAVAATLAAAEPVAEALAARRFDRVVYLGSGVFQGLAREAALKLLELTDGAIPTAFDSALGFRHGPKTIVTDRTLICVFVSSDPLTRLYDLDMLAELRGDGRSGAVLAVTAEGEAHDAPGETLVVPGGAALDDAGLLFPYIVPAQLFALACSRRAGLTPDQPNASGTVNRVVQGVRIHMPAA; encoded by the coding sequence ATGTCTGACACGCTCACCGCGCCCGCCCCGGCGGCCGCCGCCCCGGACGAGAGCTGGACCCGCCGCGAGATCTTCCAACAGCCCGATACGCTGCGCGCCACCCAGGCGCTGCTCGCGCGGGATCGCGCCGAGATCGAAGCCTTTGTCGCGCCGCTGCTGGCGCGGCCCGATCTGCGCATCCTGCTGTGCGGCGCCGGCACCTCGGCCTTTATCGGCACCTGCCTCGCGCCCTGGCTGTCGGCGCGGCTCGGCCGCTGCGTCGAGGCGGTGGCGACCACCGACATCGTCTCCGCGCCCGGCCTGTATCTCGATCCGGCGCGGCCCACGCTGATGCTGTCCTTCGGCCGGTCGGGGAGCAGCCCCGAAAGCGTGACGGCGGTCGAGCTGGCGGACCGGCACCTGCCCAGCGTCCACCACCTCGTCATCACCTGCAACGCCGAGGGCGCGCTGGCGCGGCGGGCGGGCAGTCGCTGCCATGTCGTGGTGCTGCCCGAGGCGACGCACGACCGCGCCTTCGCCATGACCTCGAGCTTCAGCGCCATGACGCTCGCGGCCCTGTCGATCCTCGGCGGGATCGCGGCGATGGACGCGCGGATCGAGGCGATCGCGGGCGCCGTGGCGGCGACGCTCGCCGCGGCCGAGCCCGTGGCGGAGGCGCTGGCGGCCCGGCGGTTCGATCGCGTGGTCTATCTCGGCAGCGGTGTCTTCCAGGGGCTGGCGCGCGAGGCCGCGCTCAAACTGCTGGAGCTGACCGACGGCGCCATCCCGACCGCGTTCGATTCGGCGCTCGGCTTCCGCCATGGGCCGAAGACGATCGTCACCGATCGCACGCTGATCTGCGTGTTCGTCTCCAGCGATCCGCTGACCCGCCTCTATGATCTCGACATGCTCGCGGAGCTGCGCGGTGATGGCCGCTCGGGCGCGGTGCTGGCGGTGACGGCCGAAGGCGAGGCGCACGACGCGCCCGGGGAGACTCTGGTCGTGCCGGGCGGCGCGGCGCTCGACGATGCCGGGCTGCTCTTCCCCTATATCGTCCCCGCCCAGCTCTTCGCCCTCGCCTGTTCGCGGCGCGCGGGGCTGACCCCGGACCAGCCCAATGCCAGCGGCACCGTCAACCGCGTGGTGCAGGGCGTGCGCATCCACATGCCGGCGGCGTGA
- a CDS encoding N-acetylglucosamine kinase has translation MFLGVDGGGTKTAFVCMDEGGAVLARAVTGTSYHLQIGLDEAVARLKTGVEAICAQLGRSADAFDFAFFGLPAYGEDAVIDPLLAAACGQLLGHDRYRCDNDMVCGWAGSLACGDGLNLVAGTGSIGYGQRRGRAARVGGWGELFGDEGSAYWIAVQGLNAVSRMSDGRLRPGPLRRVVHEALGVEADLDLCARVMGPSGLGRDGIAALAPLVSQAAAAGDSVAGAILADAGAELARIAHALRHALGFPDSEPAPISWSGGVLAHQPAVREALTAALARDGRYRVTPPRHGADIGAALYAAHLAGRVIAVAD, from the coding sequence ATGTTTCTCGGCGTCGATGGCGGCGGCACCAAGACCGCCTTTGTCTGCATGGACGAGGGCGGCGCGGTGCTGGCGCGCGCCGTGACCGGCACCAGCTATCATCTCCAGATCGGGCTGGACGAGGCGGTGGCGCGGCTCAAGACGGGCGTGGAGGCGATCTGCGCGCAGCTCGGCCGCTCGGCGGATGCGTTCGACTTCGCCTTTTTCGGCCTCCCCGCCTATGGCGAGGATGCGGTGATCGATCCCCTTCTGGCGGCCGCGTGCGGCCAGCTGCTCGGCCATGACCGGTATCGCTGCGACAATGACATGGTCTGCGGCTGGGCCGGCTCGCTGGCGTGCGGCGACGGGCTCAACCTCGTCGCCGGCACCGGCTCGATCGGCTATGGCCAGCGCCGGGGCCGCGCCGCGCGCGTCGGCGGATGGGGCGAGCTGTTCGGCGACGAGGGCTCGGCCTATTGGATCGCGGTCCAGGGGCTCAACGCGGTCTCGCGCATGAGCGACGGACGGTTGCGGCCGGGCCCGCTCCGCCGCGTGGTGCACGAGGCGCTGGGCGTCGAGGCCGATCTCGATCTGTGCGCGCGGGTGATGGGCCCCTCCGGCCTGGGACGCGACGGCATCGCCGCGCTCGCGCCGCTGGTCAGCCAGGCGGCGGCGGCGGGCGACAGCGTCGCCGGCGCCATCCTCGCCGATGCGGGCGCGGAACTCGCCCGGATCGCGCATGCGCTGCGGCACGCGCTCGGCTTCCCGGACTCGGAGCCGGCGCCGATCTCCTGGTCGGGCGGCGTGCTGGCGCACCAGCCGGCGGTCCGCGAGGCGTTGACCGCCGCGCTCGCGCGCGACGGCCGCTACCGCGTCACCCCGCCGCGCCACGGCGCCGATATCGGCGCCGCCCTCTATGCCGCGCATCTCGCCGGCCGGGTGATCGCCGTGGCGGACTAG